One Hordeum vulgare subsp. vulgare chromosome 4H, MorexV3_pseudomolecules_assembly, whole genome shotgun sequence DNA window includes the following coding sequences:
- the LOC123451214 gene encoding F-box protein At4g22280-like, giving the protein MPPPQQGKRAALASGEGTIGALPEDLLQHVLSFLPAQQAVRTCVLARRWRHLWKSATGLRITGGQESEVTPVQELREFVNHLLLLRCRAPVDTCEFRFAVDSDDDVPRVSLWIRHIILCQVRLLRLHISRDGYGVNFYVDNLPLASQHLTRLELIDIGLNDSFLDFAGCPALQDLVIINGCFVHVRNISSVSLKRLAILDSSFNQHTRTRIYVPSLVSLRLEDNWDRTPVLETMPCLKAAFVRFIKESVDRCFYSDSWDCHNDNCQGCYDLQTVHSHDSVLLKGLSEAQNLTLIDEHDTFIFRRDLTWCPTFSKLKTLLLNEYWCVPDDFHALACILEHSPSLEILTLHFFSKGPNHKVEIKGGYNAVESSAAITKHLKAVEVKCNSVDAEVLKILKFLATLNICFEGEKALTEDIWPISS; this is encoded by the exons ATGCCACCGCCGCAACAAGGCAAGAGGGCCGCTCTGGCCAGCGGCGAGGGCACcatcggcgccctgccggaggatcTCCTGCAGcacgtcctctccttcctcccggcGCAGCAGGCCGTGAGGACCTGCGTGCTCGCCCGGCGCTGGCGCCACCTCTGGAAATCCGCCACAGGCCTGCGCATCACCGGCGGCCAGGAGTCGGAGGTGACGCCCGTCCAGGAGCTCCGCGAGTTTGTCAACCACCTCCTGCTCCTCCGCTGCCGGGCGCCTGTCGACACGTGTGAGTTCAGGTTCGCTGTGGACTCCGACGACGACGTGCCCCGTGTGAGCCTCTGGATCCGGCACATCATACTCTGCCAAGTCCGGCTGCTCCGGCTCCATATCTCTCGGGACGGCTATGGTGTTAACTTTTATGTAGACAACCTGCCTCTTGCCTCTCAGCATTTGACGAGGCTAGAGCTTATTGACATAGGGTTAAACGACAGCTTTCTCGATTTTGCCGGCTGTCCGGCGCTGCAAGATCTAGTGATCATCAATGGCTGTTTCGTCCATGTCAGGAACATCTCTTCAGTGTCTCTAAAACGCCTGGCCATCCTTGATAGCAGTTTCAATCAGCACACCCGTACTCGTATTTATGTTCCAAGTCTCGTTTCTCTACGCCTAGAGGACAATTGGGACAGGACTCCTGTGCTTGAGACCATGCCATGCTTGAAGGCTGCATTCGTCAGATTTATCAAAGAATCTGTGGACAGGTGTTTTTATTCCGACTCTTGGGATTGCCACAATGACAACTGTCAAGGCTGTTACGATCTACAAACTGTTCATTCTCATGACTCGGTGCTTCTCAAAGGTTTATCAGAGGCTCAGAatttgacattgatagatgaacaTGACACG TTTATCTTCAGAAGGGATTTGACATGGTGCCCTACATTTAGTAAGTTAAAGACTTTGTTACTCAATGAATACTGGTGCGTGCCTGACGACTTCCATGCACTAGCTTGTATTCTTGAACACTCACCATCTCTGGAGATTCTCACTCTTCATTTCTTTTCCAAG GGACCTAATCATAAAGTGGAAATAAAAGGAGGTTACAATGCAGTGGAGAGCTCAGCTGCAATAACAAAACACCTTAAGGCAGTCGAAGTCAAATGTAACTCGGTTGATGCGGAAGTTCTCAAAATTTTGAAGTTCCTTGCTACACTTAACATAT GTTTCGAGGGAGAGAAGGCCTTGACTGAAGACATATGGCCTATTTCATCTTAA